The DNA sequence ACCTGATTTAAAAGTTATTATCACCTCTGCAACCATTGACCCACAACGATTCGCTAATCACTTTGCTGATAGTTCAGGAAAGCCAGCACCAGTTATTGAAGTATCAGGTCGAACTTACCCAGTAGAGATGCGTTATCGACCGTTAAATGAAAGCTCAGATGACGATGATGGCTCTCCTGAGAGCGTTGATGTTATCTCGGGTATTTTAAATGCTGTGGATGAACTGTCGCTAGAAAGCCATGGCGATATTCTTATTTTCCTTAATGGTGAGCGGGAAATTCGTGATACCGCTGCAGCATTAATCAAAGCTAACTTAAAGCATACACAAATTTTACCCTTATACGCTAGGTTAACCATTGCTGAGCAAAATAGAATTTTTAAGCCACATAGCGGGCGAAATATTGTCTTGGCAACTAACGTTGCTGAAACCAGTTTAACTGTACCAGGTATTAAGTATGTTATTGACCCGGGTACGGCGAGAATTTCGCGCTATAGCTATCGAACTAAAGTTCAGCGATTACCTATTGAGCCTGTATCACAAGCTAGTGCCAACCAAAGAGCAGGGCGCTGTGGACGTGTTTCTGAAGGTATTTGTATTCGTTTATACAGTGAAGATGACTACAATAATCGCGATGAATTTACCGATCCAGAAATATTACGTACTAATTTAGCTACCGTTATTTTACAAATGCTGGCGCTAGATTTAGGCGATATAAGCCAGTTCCCTTTTGTAGAAGCGCCAGATAATCGCAATATCAATGATGGTATGCGCTTATTGGAAGAGCTTGCTGCAATTGAATCAAGCCAGAAAAAACAAGGGAACAAAAACGCTAAGAAAAATGCCGAAAACATTACCCAGCTAACCAAAGCAGGGCGTTTATTATCAAAATTCCCTATTGACCCTCGTTTAGCGAAAATGGTACTAACGGCCATTGATTTTGGTTGTCTTGAACAAGTACTTATTATTGTTAGTGCCTTAAGTATTCAAGACCCACGAGAAAGGCCACACGAGAAGCAACAAGCCAGTGATGAAAAGCATAACCGCTTTAAAAATAAGCAATCTGACTTTGTTAGCTTACTTAACTTATGGCATTACTTGAGTGAACAGCAACGCGCTTTATCGCAAAATCAATTTAGAAAGTTATGCCAAAAAGAATATTTGTCATACATTCGCATTCGCGAGTGGCAAGACATTTTTAGTCAGTTAAAACTCACCTTAAAAGAACAAAAAATTGCCTTAACACGAATTGATTATCAGTTTGAGCTTAAGCAAGAGAACAATAAAGCACTTGAGCAAGAGCAAGCGAATGCCTTAGTGCCCGTGCATCAAGCGTTATTATCAGGCTTGCTAAGTCATATTGGCCAACTGGATGAAGACAGGGAATTTAAGGGCGCACGCGGTAGCAAGTTTTATGTATTTCCAGGCTCTGGCCTTGCGAAAAAGCCACCTAAATGGCTGATGTCGGCTGAGCTTGTCGAAACCAGCCGTTTATTTGCTCGTATGAATGCTAAGATTGAACCACAGTGGTTAGAAGGGCTGGCTGAGCATTTAGTTAAACGACATTACAGCGAACCGCATTGGGAGAAGAAACAAGGCGCAGTGATGGCGCTAGAGCAAGTGACCCTTTACGGTTTGAGTATTGTTAGTAAAAGAAAAGTTAACTTTAATCAAATTGAGCCAGAGACTTGTCGGCAATTATTTATTCGCGAAGCCCTAGTTAATGGTGATTGCTTTATAAAAGAGGCGTTTTTAAAGCACAATCAACAATTGGTCGCGAGCATTGAAGCATTAGAGCAAAAAGCGCGTCGTAAAGATTTTCTTATTGATGAACAGCAGCTTGTTGATTTTTATGATGAAAAACTACCTGAGCAAGTGATTTGTCAACGCAGCTTTTTGTCATGGTGGAAAAAGGCCAAGCAACAAGAGGCAAATCTGCTCAATTTCACTAAGGCATTTTTACTTAATGAAAGCTCTCAAACCTTAAATAAGCAAGAGTACCCAGATACTTGGCAGCAACAGCAGTTAACTTTACCACTTAGTTATCATTTTAGTCCTGGCGATATTGATGATGGTATATCAGTCATTATTCCGATTGCTTTGCTTAATCAAGTGCAAGTAGAGGGCTTTGATTGGCTTATTCCGGCATTGCGCTTTGATTTAGCGGTTGCCTTGATAAAAGCATTGCCTAAAACATTAAGACGAAATTTTGTACCAGCGCCAAACTACGCTGAGGCTTGTTTAGCTAATATGAGCCAAGAGCAGGGCAGCTTTTATCAAGCCTTAGCCAAACAGTTATTACGTATGACAGGCGTTAGATTGCCTGAAGATGTTTGGCAAGAGGTTGATTTACCTGCGCATTTAACCATGAATTTTCAGGTGGTAAATGAAAAAGGTAAGCTACTAAAACAGGCAAGAGATTTAAACCAGTTAAAAGCCGAGCTGCAAGGTAAGGTGAAAGCCTCTATTAAAAAGGTTGCAGAAAAAGGCATTGAGCAGTCAGGGTTAACGCAATGGAGTTTTGATAATTTACCGACAGGTTATGAGAAAAAAGTCGCTAATATAACCATTAAAGCATTTCCTGCGCTGGTTGATCATAAAAACAGTGTCGCTATTGAATTGTTTGAACAAGAAGAGCATGCTCAACAGGCCATGTTAAAAGGTGTTAGCCGTTTAATTTTATTAAATATTCCTTCGCCGATTAAATACCTTCAGCAAAAGCTACCGAACAAGGCGAAATTGGGCTTGTATTTTAACCCCTTTGGTTCAATTAATGATTTATTGCAAGACTGTATTCAAGGGGCTTGTAATCATTTGGTGCAAGTCTTTATTAATCAACACCAAGCACAAGGGCTTGATGGTTTACCTCGAAGCCAAGCACAATTTGAAAAGTGTGCTGATTATGTGCGGGCTGAAATAGCAGATACGGTACTGTCGGCGGCAATCAAAGTAGAAAAAGCGCTTAGCTTACGTCATGACATAGGCAAAAAACTTAAGGGCAGTGTGCCGCTTAATGTTATTCAATCACATGGCGATATTAAGCAGCAGTGTGAGCAGTTGATTTTTAAAGGCTTTGTTGAAGCAAGTGGTATTGAACGTCTTGATGATGTCATTCGTTATTTACAAGGTATTTTAAGGCGATTGGAAAAGTTACCTATTGACCCGAATCAGGATAGATTAAAGATGATAGAGGTTGATAAAGTTGTACAAGCGTACCAAAGCATATTGGCAAAACAACGTAAAGATAAGCCAATAAGTGATGATTTATTGCAAACGCAATGGCAAATAGAGGAGTTAAGAATTTCTTTATTTGCTCAGAACTTAGGTACATCAGTACCTATATCTGTTAAACGGATCATGAACCATTTAAAGGCATTTGCGTAACTTGACCTTAAAGCTTGTGTTGACACTAATAGCTTAGCTCAGTATAAATGTCTTGGTCAGTATTAGATACATGGGAGCAGTAATGGCGAGTTATGATGATAAGCGAAACTTTTATCGAATGATGTTAAACACGGAGGTCGTGGTAACTATTATTGATGATGAAGTGAATACTCAAGTGACGGCAACGTGCCGAGATTTGAGTGCAACAGGGATGGCGCTTGAGATGGAACATCCGTTAGATATTGCCACCTGTGTACGAGTCAAGGTTGATTCTGCCAGCAATCAAGTTCAAGCACTCGATGCAAGTGGTCGAGTGGTCCGTGTTGAAGAAGAGAGTAAAGATTGTTATCTCATCGGCATTACCATTGAAGAGATAGATTAATTAATAAAGGCGGTTTACTTAGTAAACCGCCTTTTTACATTATTCCACCTGGCAAACTAAGCCTTTAAGGTAGTAGCCTTCTGGGTAGTTTGAGGCGATAGGGTGATCTGCTGCTTGTTGTAAGCGCTCAACAAAATAGACATTACGCTTGGCGTCAAGGGCAGCATCGGCAACCACTTTTTGGAATAAGCTAGCGTCCATTAATCCAGAGCATGAAAAGGTTAATAAGGTGCCGCCTGGTTTCAGTAATTGCATAGCAAGCATGTTTATATCTTTATAACCTCGACAAGCACCGGTTAGTTGCGCTTTAGACTCAACAAATTTAGGTGGGTCGAGAATTATCATGTCAAAGCTTTGTTTTTCTTCACGGTAACGACGTAGCAATTTAAAAACATCTTCTTTTATAAATTCGACTTGTTTGTCGGATAAATTATTTAATGCTAAGTTACGCTTACCCATATCTAATGCCGCTTGTGATACATCGACATTAATGACTTTTTCAGCATCATTAGCAGCACAGTGCAATGAGAAGGTGCTGGTATAAGAGAAGCAATTGAGTACTGTTTTCCCTTTACCATATTTACCTGCAACAACGCGTGAATCGCGCTGATCTAAATAAAAGCCCGTTTTATGACCATTAGCAACATCAACGTGAATTTTAATACCGTGTTCTTCAATAACGCATTCAGTAGAGTCTAGCGGCTCAGTTAACCAACCTGTTGTCGGCTCAAGACCTTCTTTTTTTCTGACATCAACATCAGAGCGCTCATAAATATGACAGCCTGGGTAGAGCTCCTTTAAGCAGTCTACTAAAGTAAATCGGTGAAAGTCTGCACCAGCACTTAATAGCTGACAAACAATAAAGTTATCGTATTTATCTATGGTAATGCCGGGCAGACCATCAGATTCGCCGGCAATTAATCGATAGCCTGTTAGCTTTCCTTGTGCAATAAACCAGTCTCTTCTCGCTTGCGCATTGGATAATTTTTGTAAGAAGAAATCTCTATCAATTTGCTGATGTTCATCAAAACTCCATACTCTTACACGAATCTGTGAGTCTGGAGAATAGGCGCCTTTTGCTAACCATTTTCCTTTACTATCAAAGATATCTACGGTTTCCCCAAGCATAGGTTTACCTTTGATCTTATTGACAGCTTTTGAGAAAACCCAAGGGTGTCGGCGTAATAAAGATTTCTCTCTTCCAACATTTAAATAAATTCTTGATGACATAGGTCTATACTTACTTTTAAGTGGCAGGCTAATGTTCTGCCTAATGAGGTGATTTGCGCCGATTTTAGTCAATGCTAGGCATTGGTGCAAACGAAAATAACAAGATTGGACAGACAAGATAAGAGATGAACATATGAATGTAAGCTATATTGCTCATATATCAGGACGAGTACAAGGTGTTTATTTTCGCGCTTCTAGCCAACAACAAGCAATTGATTATGGCTTAAGCGGTTACGCAAGGAACTTGGCTGATGGTGATGTTGAGGTATTATTATGTGGCGAAGAAAAAAACATTGAACGTATGCTCGAGTGGCTTGCTCATGGGCCAGAGCAAGCCGAAGTTACCTCAATTCAACATAAAAAAATACCTTGGCAAGATCATCCTTTTTTCTCGATAGGTTAGTTGGCTGATAGGCAAATAATTATTGGTTAGCAATCAAGGTAAAACGTTTTATTGTTTTACCTTCGCGCTCAATAGTTTCGTCAAACATTGCTAGGGGTCTAACCCAAATGTCATCAGGGGTTTCTTGTGGGTGGTACACAACAAGGTATTCTTCAGTTTCGCTATGGCGTGCAATATGTAGAACCTTGTAATAACTACCTTTAAAGTGTTGATAAATGCCTGCTTGTATCATTTTTCTCTCTTCTATTTAACGCTTAAAAAGGGTCTTTTAAAATTTTATCTATGTACCATTTACCGTCGCGCTGCAGTATTGATAATCTTTTTACGTCTTTAAGCCTTTCGTCTTGATAATAACCATCAAAATATATGGTAATAATTGCACTGCCTTTAAATTGTTCTCTAAGCTTAACGCCACTGTCATCTGGCTTAATTTCGACTTTATCATAGGACATGTTAAATAGGTGGCGTGCTACGGCTTGTGGGGTCTGATAATGCAGGAGTAACCTAGCAAGTTTAGGGTTGCACACTAGGGCTGCTTTTTTGACGTCTTTTTCGTTATACAGGGCATTGAAAAATGCTACAGCAACATGTTCTGGGTTATCTACTTTGGTGATTTTATTTTTATCTGATTCACAACCAGTCAAAATAAATACGGTAATTAGTATTAAATATCTTAAGTAGGACATGGCAACTCATTTGATTTTTAAACATAAATGATAGCAGTCATCATAACGTATATTGTTTTCTATCGGCTAGTACATTTTGTGCGGAAATAAAAAAAGACACGCAAGCGTGTCTTTTTATCAGAGTAAATGCTTTTTGCTTTTACTGTACTAATTCTTTATCAGAAAAGCTTTCTGCAAATAATGGGCTAGAAAGGTAACGCTCTGCAGAGCTTGGTAAGATCACCACGATATTCTTACCTTGATTCTCTGGTGCTTCAGCTAAACGTTTTGCAGCAACTACGGCAGCGCCTGAAGAAATACCGGCTAAAATACCTTCTTCTTTCATTAAGCGGTGAGCCATATTCATCGCATCTTCATTGCTTACCGTTTCAACGGCATCAACCATTTCTAAATCTAAGTTACCAGGAATGAAACCAGCACCAATACCTTGAATTTTGTGAGGACCAGGTTGTAACTCTTCACCAGCAAGTGCTTGAGAAATAACAGGAGAGTCTGTTGGCTCAACAGCAACGGTAGTAATTTTTTTGCCTTCAGTTAACTTAATGTAACGGCTTGTACCTGTTAATGTACCACCCGTACCAACGCCAGCAACGAAGATATCAATATTACCTTCAGTATCGCGCCAAATTTCAGGGCCAGTGGTTTCTTCGTGAATTTTAGGGTTAGCTGGGTTGTCAAACTGACCTAATAATACATATTTATCTGGGTTTGACTCAGCAATTTCTTTAGCACGAGCAATGGCACCATTCATGCCTTTAGCACCATCAGTAAGTTCTAATTTTGCGCCAAGTGCAGCTAAAAGTTTACGACGCTCTAAGCTCATCGTATTTGGCATAGTAAGGGTTATGCCATAGCCGCGTGCTGCAGCGACGAAGGCTAGGGCAATACCTGTGTTACCACTGGTAGGCTCTACAATCTCTTTACCTTCAGTTAATAAGCCTTTTTCTTCTGCATCCCAAACCATGCTTGCACCGATACGGCACTTTACGCTAAAGCTTGGGTTTCTTGCTTCAACCTTTGCATAAACGTTAGCACTTGCTTGACCATCGCTGTTTTTTTCATTAATAACGCGATTTAATTTCACTAATGGCGTGTTGCCAATAGATGTTGAATTATCTTTGAATATTGTAGACATTTTGAAACCCTATGAATTATTTTCATTAACTGTATAAGGTTAGCTAGTTATACTAAAAAAAGAAGTGATATTTTGTTATATCTTATATAGCAAAATGGAATAGATGGCTAATTATCTAGTATAAAATAGCCGCCATGCCTTAACTTGATTTGATAGTTTAAGCATGGCAAGGGGCTATGCACCTTTTACGCTAATAATATCGATAAAAGTGCGATATAAATTAGCGCGATATAGTTTGACTGCGACTTGCTTTAAAAACGACTTGGTTGTTTTCGTTATAAAGGTAAAGCATGTCGTGCTTTATTTGATAATGCCTTACCTTAGCTAGTGTTTTCAAAAAGCGTGCTTCTTGCGTCATTAAACTTTCAGTACACATTCTTCTGGTGGTTGCCACTTTCGTGATTGATAATTTTTCTGCATTTTTATTGTAGCGTGCGGAAATATTATTGCATGAAGCTGAGCCTGCTAGCTTATTTTTCTCTAAAAAAATGAGCTTAGCTGGGCTTTTATCAATAACTGGTTTGCTGTCAATATACTCAACTAGCCAATGACCTATTAATTGCTGGTTTGCCTTGCCAGGCGGTACTGTTGATGTAGCAGAAGGCTTGACGTTATTGGCGCAGGCGCTCAAAAATAATATCAGCGTCATAGTTAAAGCGGTGATAGAGGTTTTCATAAGCGCTCCTTTAAGGCATCCACGAATAACTTAATTTAGTGAAGAAGGTTCGTTTTTCTCGCGTTAGTTTACTTAGCTCATCGTCTTGAAAGCTACTATCTGAGTAACCTAAGAAAAACACGGTTTGTGGATTAAGTTTATACGCATATAGCAGTTGAGTGGATAAATAATTGTTTTTTTCTGATACCGCGATATGCGGATTATTATGTGGGTTTCTATCTATATTGGTATACACCATGCTGAGCTTGATATAGCTTTGCACATCAAATTGATATGAAAGTCTTAAGTCAGTTAGGTTAGCGGTATAAACGTTATCACTGTATTGTCTATTTTCGTTGTCAGCATCAAGCTGACTATAGGTTTGACTTAAGTCGAGCTCTAAGTGCTTGGTAATATGCCAAGTAACATTAGTCGCCACTTCTGTTAATTCACCTAAGCGATCATTGTTGTAATCTATTTTGTCACCTAAGGTGAGATCAACATAAAAGAATAGTCGGGCATGAGGTTGTGCTTCAGCAAATATGTTCAGTTGATTTTCTGTGAAGGTGGTGGTGTTGCCCTCAATTGCTAACGAGCTATCGTCATGTCTTAAGCCTACTTTATCGGCATTGCTTAAGGTAATATCAAGAAAAAGCTGTTTCGGGCCATCTATTTCAAAGTTAGTGCTGATATAACGCTCAATAAACTCACCATTTTCATTATGGTGTAAGTGCCAATTACCCGAAAGTTTTGCTTCTTGCCAAAGACTGTTTTGCTCAGCGTAGAATAACCGTGACAGCCTAGCTTGTGATTTTTGCAAATCAACTTTTGGCATATAACCTAAATCAGCGCGAAAGTTTTTACCGATATTTTCATGGCCTAAGTGAGCTTGCCAGTATTCAGAGTCGTGATTAAAGTCGAGCTTATAAGTTTGGTCGCTAAATTCACCTTCGCAATCACTGTCTAGGCAAAAGCTTTTATATAAGTCATCTGGGTATTGCGTGCTGGAGGTTAAAAACTGTGCTCTCACGGCATTAGAGTCATTAAACCGGTATTTGCCATCAAAACCTGCAACATAGTTATGGTAGTTATCAGATTCTCTGATGGTTGAAATAGCACCAAGTGAAAGGTCTTCATTATGATCGTAGCGATACCTTAAGGCAGCTGAATGACTGTCTTGTTTTAACGTGGCAATATCTGAGCTTAAATTGCCCGGCATAAAGAAGTTGGTTTCAGTATCATTGGTCATAAATACACCGTAGCTGTGCTTTTGTGCTCGACCAGTAAATTTGGCCCCGTAGTCAGGAGCAACGATGTTTCGCGTGTAAACTAAATCATAATTAGACTTAAAGTAATCGCTGTTATCTAAAAAGAAGGCACGCTTTTCATCGTAAAATAACGAAAAGGTTTTATTAATACTTAATTGACCCGCATCAGCTTCAACGGTGGAAAAGTCAGGATTGATTGTGGCGTTTAAAGAGTTGTTTGCATCAATACCCCAGCGTAAATCTAAGCCTGCCGCCATGTCGTTATCATCTTGCCACTGACTATTGGGAGCATAGATATCTTTAGTTTGATTTTTGCTGGCGGTAACGGCTGGTGTTAAGCGAATATTATTGCCAGTTTCAGCATTAGCAAAACCAACGGCCTCGGGGTATTGGCAAAGCCAGCAGGGGTTATCTCTATCAAGCGGCGTATGTGAGATTCGTAAGGTAGTTTCTCTTGGGTAAATACGCAGTAGCTCAATCGCCCATTGCTTTTCTTTGCCGTCTTCTTCAAAGTTGAGAATATTGTAGGGGATAGCAATTTCTACTTGATAACCACGTTCAGTGATTTTGCCATAGGAATACCAAATACCATCCCATAAATCATTGGCTTCACCGGTAATTTCATTAAAAATAGCATCGTTTTGTACACCCATAGGGTTAACAAAAAATTCGTAGTTTAAGCGGCGGTTATTATGGGTATCGAGTTTTATGCCAACAATATCATCAGACCATTTTGTGTCTCGATCACCTAAAAAACCTTGAATTTTTTCAGGCTCAGGATCATCGGCAATAAAGGCAATGTAGAGATATTTACCATTTTCAATGATTTTGGCTTCGGTGTTTATTGGGCTGGGCAAATTTTGCCACGGACTATTAACTAAATTAAGCGATACGGTATTGGCTTGTTGCCAAATGGCATCATCTAATTCGCCGTCTAAGGTAATTTCTTGGGCTAGATAGGGAACGCTAATATTACCTGAGCCGATAACGGCTAAATTTTTGCTCTCTAAATTCTCGCTTTCTATATTACTCTTGCTTGGTGAAGGCTCTTGGGCAAAACTAGTTGGTATTGAGCATAAAAAGCCACAAAGTAGCAGAGGTAAGCTATAACTGCTTAGCTTGTACATATTTCTTCCATTAATTCTTATAG is a window from the Litorilituus sediminis genome containing:
- the hrpA gene encoding ATP-dependent RNA helicase HrpA; the encoded protein is MSDFSSADTDKQSVPDLQSLFDLLPQVKQCDVFRLKKRLINIKRMTNAKGKEHSIKKLEQQSKQVFQAICQSISEKQYKIDNSPQITYPEGLPISESAEQIAKAISENQVVIIAGETGSGKTTQIPKICLALGRGVDGLIGHTQPRRIAARTVANRIAEELNSKLGEQVGYKVRFKDQVSEKSYIKLMTDGILLAEMQKDRLLRQYDTIIIDEAHERSLNIDFILGYLKQILVKRPDLKVIITSATIDPQRFANHFADSSGKPAPVIEVSGRTYPVEMRYRPLNESSDDDDGSPESVDVISGILNAVDELSLESHGDILIFLNGEREIRDTAAALIKANLKHTQILPLYARLTIAEQNRIFKPHSGRNIVLATNVAETSLTVPGIKYVIDPGTARISRYSYRTKVQRLPIEPVSQASANQRAGRCGRVSEGICIRLYSEDDYNNRDEFTDPEILRTNLATVILQMLALDLGDISQFPFVEAPDNRNINDGMRLLEELAAIESSQKKQGNKNAKKNAENITQLTKAGRLLSKFPIDPRLAKMVLTAIDFGCLEQVLIIVSALSIQDPRERPHEKQQASDEKHNRFKNKQSDFVSLLNLWHYLSEQQRALSQNQFRKLCQKEYLSYIRIREWQDIFSQLKLTLKEQKIALTRIDYQFELKQENNKALEQEQANALVPVHQALLSGLLSHIGQLDEDREFKGARGSKFYVFPGSGLAKKPPKWLMSAELVETSRLFARMNAKIEPQWLEGLAEHLVKRHYSEPHWEKKQGAVMALEQVTLYGLSIVSKRKVNFNQIEPETCRQLFIREALVNGDCFIKEAFLKHNQQLVASIEALEQKARRKDFLIDEQQLVDFYDEKLPEQVICQRSFLSWWKKAKQQEANLLNFTKAFLLNESSQTLNKQEYPDTWQQQQLTLPLSYHFSPGDIDDGISVIIPIALLNQVQVEGFDWLIPALRFDLAVALIKALPKTLRRNFVPAPNYAEACLANMSQEQGSFYQALAKQLLRMTGVRLPEDVWQEVDLPAHLTMNFQVVNEKGKLLKQARDLNQLKAELQGKVKASIKKVAEKGIEQSGLTQWSFDNLPTGYEKKVANITIKAFPALVDHKNSVAIELFEQEEHAQQAMLKGVSRLILLNIPSPIKYLQQKLPNKAKLGLYFNPFGSINDLLQDCIQGACNHLVQVFINQHQAQGLDGLPRSQAQFEKCADYVRAEIADTVLSAAIKVEKALSLRHDIGKKLKGSVPLNVIQSHGDIKQQCEQLIFKGFVEASGIERLDDVIRYLQGILRRLEKLPIDPNQDRLKMIEVDKVVQAYQSILAKQRKDKPISDDLLQTQWQIEELRISLFAQNLGTSVPISVKRIMNHLKAFA
- a CDS encoding PilZ domain-containing protein; translation: MASYDDKRNFYRMMLNTEVVVTIIDDEVNTQVTATCRDLSATGMALEMEHPLDIATCVRVKVDSASNQVQALDASGRVVRVEEESKDCYLIGITIEEID
- a CDS encoding class I SAM-dependent methyltransferase; the encoded protein is MSSRIYLNVGREKSLLRRHPWVFSKAVNKIKGKPMLGETVDIFDSKGKWLAKGAYSPDSQIRVRVWSFDEHQQIDRDFFLQKLSNAQARRDWFIAQGKLTGYRLIAGESDGLPGITIDKYDNFIVCQLLSAGADFHRFTLVDCLKELYPGCHIYERSDVDVRKKEGLEPTTGWLTEPLDSTECVIEEHGIKIHVDVANGHKTGFYLDQRDSRVVAGKYGKGKTVLNCFSYTSTFSLHCAANDAEKVINVDVSQAALDMGKRNLALNNLSDKQVEFIKEDVFKLLRRYREEKQSFDMIILDPPKFVESKAQLTGACRGYKDINMLAMQLLKPGGTLLTFSCSGLMDASLFQKVVADAALDAKRNVYFVERLQQAADHPIASNYPEGYYLKGLVCQVE
- a CDS encoding acylphosphatase, with product MNVSYIAHISGRVQGVYFRASSQQQAIDYGLSGYARNLADGDVEVLLCGEEKNIERMLEWLAHGPEQAEVTSIQHKKIPWQDHPFFSIG
- a CDS encoding DUF1653 domain-containing protein; the encoded protein is MIQAGIYQHFKGSYYKVLHIARHSETEEYLVVYHPQETPDDIWVRPLAMFDETIEREGKTIKRFTLIANQ
- the cysK gene encoding cysteine synthase A; amino-acid sequence: MSTIFKDNSTSIGNTPLVKLNRVINEKNSDGQASANVYAKVEARNPSFSVKCRIGASMVWDAEEKGLLTEGKEIVEPTSGNTGIALAFVAAARGYGITLTMPNTMSLERRKLLAALGAKLELTDGAKGMNGAIARAKEIAESNPDKYVLLGQFDNPANPKIHEETTGPEIWRDTEGNIDIFVAGVGTGGTLTGTSRYIKLTEGKKITTVAVEPTDSPVISQALAGEELQPGPHKIQGIGAGFIPGNLDLEMVDAVETVSNEDAMNMAHRLMKEEGILAGISSGAAVVAAKRLAEAPENQGKNIVVILPSSAERYLSSPLFAESFSDKELVQ
- a CDS encoding META domain-containing protein; the encoded protein is MKTSITALTMTLILFLSACANNVKPSATSTVPPGKANQQLIGHWLVEYIDSKPVIDKSPAKLIFLEKNKLAGSASCNNISARYNKNAEKLSITKVATTRRMCTESLMTQEARFLKTLAKVRHYQIKHDMLYLYNENNQVVFKASRSQTISR
- a CDS encoding carbohydrate binding family 9 domain-containing protein translates to MYKLSSYSLPLLLCGFLCSIPTSFAQEPSPSKSNIESENLESKNLAVIGSGNISVPYLAQEITLDGELDDAIWQQANTVSLNLVNSPWQNLPSPINTEAKIIENGKYLYIAFIADDPEPEKIQGFLGDRDTKWSDDIVGIKLDTHNNRRLNYEFFVNPMGVQNDAIFNEITGEANDLWDGIWYSYGKITERGYQVEIAIPYNILNFEEDGKEKQWAIELLRIYPRETTLRISHTPLDRDNPCWLCQYPEAVGFANAETGNNIRLTPAVTASKNQTKDIYAPNSQWQDDNDMAAGLDLRWGIDANNSLNATINPDFSTVEADAGQLSINKTFSLFYDEKRAFFLDNSDYFKSNYDLVYTRNIVAPDYGAKFTGRAQKHSYGVFMTNDTETNFFMPGNLSSDIATLKQDSHSAALRYRYDHNEDLSLGAISTIRESDNYHNYVAGFDGKYRFNDSNAVRAQFLTSSTQYPDDLYKSFCLDSDCEGEFSDQTYKLDFNHDSEYWQAHLGHENIGKNFRADLGYMPKVDLQKSQARLSRLFYAEQNSLWQEAKLSGNWHLHHNENGEFIERYISTNFEIDGPKQLFLDITLSNADKVGLRHDDSSLAIEGNTTTFTENQLNIFAEAQPHARLFFYVDLTLGDKIDYNNDRLGELTEVATNVTWHITKHLELDLSQTYSQLDADNENRQYSDNVYTANLTDLRLSYQFDVQSYIKLSMVYTNIDRNPHNNPHIAVSEKNNYLSTQLLYAYKLNPQTVFFLGYSDSSFQDDELSKLTREKRTFFTKLSYSWMP